aattgcTCCCACTGAAATTAATAAGCATTTAACCAACTGCCTGCagaatgtaatattatataaactattaattgttgaatttattattcataaaaaatgtcattacattaaaaaagtaaaaacaaaactaaaactgcTCCCAAAAAGTAAAATCTCTTTATTAAAGCAGGTGGCTACCCTGACATTTTTCAACCTCATTCCTTAAATATGATTGGAATCAAACAAGAATTACTTTCTATGAACGTGGGGTTAGAATCATCAGATTGTCAACACCGCCAGATATCTTTGCTGATTTTCAATCCAAGGGATGATCAGGAatttgtaacacacacacacacacacacacatacacacacacttaaaatgagatctatctttaatttttttttaatggccacttttcatttatttcaaaagctATTCAAAGACACCagacagttttaaaaacagtagaattaatattttattctcatgtATAATTGGATGGCAATTGAACGTAATTTTctacttgattttttcttttgtaaataaaaaaaaattacaagttttaAAGAGCCAATGACTGGttatgttttcagaaaacataatTAGATTAATACATTGATGGTGGATTCAAGTTTTTCCTTATTAGCTCCAGAAAATTCACCcaccttttgtccatttttaaaaaattggaaggtTGGCATGCATTTGACTTCACACTCTGAAGCAACATCCTGACAGTCATCCACATCTACTTCAAGGAACACGACATTGGAATACTTTTCAGACAGGGAATGAAAGAACGGCTTGATCATTTTGCAAGGCCCACACCACGTGGCTGAGAAGTCAACGACTATGAGCTGATTTCCTGCACTGCCCAAGGCTTCCTCAAAAGCCAACTTGCTCTCGATCTGCTTCACCATTTTGGCGGCTGAGGTCTGACGAACGACAGCAAGAAGCGATGAAAGTGGATGCAAAGGGCGGTACTAAGCTTCAAGTGCtcacagcccaccttccctttATAGCAAcgtatctttaatttttttaatggaacttgTCAAAAAGTTTGATAACACGTTGTGTTGGCAAAGCTGTGGGGACACAGACTCATATATATTGCTTGTGGGTATAAAATTGGACACTCTTTATGAAGAACAATTAGGCAATGCTGATCAAGATTAAAAGTGCCCACACCCATTAACCTAGCAATTCCACCTTTAGAAATTCTTCCTACATAAACACTCACACATGTGAACATGACAAATTTACAAGACTATTCACTGTAGCATTGCTTTtaataacaaaagaatgaaaacaaccTACATGTTATCAGTTGTGAATTggttacatacatttttaaaatatgtgtatatgaatgAGCATAGTGAAGTGAAACTGCAAAACTGGGGATGaacccatt
The Rhinolophus ferrumequinum isolate MPI-CBG mRhiFer1 chromosome 9, mRhiFer1_v1.p, whole genome shotgun sequence genome window above contains:
- the LOC117027156 gene encoding thioredoxin-like, coding for MVKQIESKLAFEEALGSAGNQLIVVDFSATWCGPCKMIKPFFHSLSEKYSNVVFLEVDVDDCQDVASECEVKCMPTFQFFKNGQKVGEFSGANKEKLESTINVLI